In Alphaproteobacteria bacterium, one DNA window encodes the following:
- the phnA gene encoding phosphonoacetate hydrolase, which yields MAPDSLTAGGTTTITVNGRTYRRPQRPTVVVCVDGSEPGYIERAVEAGMAPWFARILREGTSLLADCVVPSFTNPNNLSIVTGRPPAVHGISGNYFLDPESGNEVMMNDPKFLRVETLFPAFQRAGCRIAVITAKDKLRGLLGKGLELAPGKACSFSSEKADQASVATNGIDNVLSLVGMPVPDVYSAGLSEFVFAAGVELMRRDRPDLMYLSTTDYIQHKHAPGTKVANAFYAMMDGYLNELDAMGCTIVLTADHGMNAKHDRAGQPDVVYLQDLLDGWLGEAKARVILPITDPYVVHHGALGSFAVIYLPREANADVVMAKLRATEGIESALSREDAAQRFELPADRLGDIIVVSNRHKVLGTSASRHDLSGLTEPLRSHGGVSEQGVPLICNRKLGAGPTQRWRNFDAFDLALNLVA from the coding sequence ATGGCACCCGACTCGCTCACCGCTGGCGGCACCACGACCATCACGGTCAACGGCCGCACCTACCGCCGGCCGCAGCGACCCACCGTCGTGGTCTGTGTCGACGGCTCCGAGCCCGGCTATATCGAGCGCGCGGTCGAGGCGGGCATGGCGCCATGGTTCGCGCGCATCCTGCGCGAGGGCACCAGCCTGCTCGCCGATTGCGTCGTGCCGAGCTTCACCAACCCCAACAACCTCTCGATCGTTACCGGCCGTCCGCCCGCGGTGCACGGCATCAGCGGCAACTACTTCCTCGATCCCGAGAGCGGGAACGAGGTGATGATGAACGATCCGAAATTCCTGCGCGTCGAGACGCTGTTCCCTGCCTTCCAGCGCGCCGGCTGCCGCATCGCGGTGATAACCGCCAAGGACAAACTGCGTGGCCTGCTCGGCAAGGGGCTGGAGCTCGCGCCGGGCAAGGCCTGCAGCTTCTCCTCCGAGAAGGCCGACCAGGCGAGCGTCGCGACCAACGGCATCGACAACGTGCTGTCGCTGGTCGGCATGCCCGTGCCCGACGTCTACAGCGCCGGACTGAGCGAGTTCGTCTTCGCCGCCGGCGTCGAGCTGATGCGCCGCGACCGGCCCGACCTGATGTATCTGTCGACCACCGACTACATCCAGCACAAGCACGCGCCGGGCACGAAGGTGGCCAACGCCTTCTACGCCATGATGGACGGCTACCTGAACGAGCTCGACGCCATGGGCTGCACCATCGTGCTGACCGCCGATCACGGCATGAACGCCAAGCACGACAGGGCGGGCCAGCCCGACGTGGTTTACCTGCAGGACCTGCTCGACGGCTGGCTGGGCGAGGCGAAGGCGCGCGTGATCCTGCCGATCACCGATCCCTACGTCGTGCACCACGGCGCGCTGGGCTCGTTCGCGGTGATCTACCTGCCGCGCGAGGCCAACGCCGACGTTGTGATGGCGAAGCTGCGCGCCACCGAAGGCATCGAATCGGCGCTGAGCCGCGAAGACGCCGCCCAGCGCTTCGAGCTGCCGGCCGATCGTCTGGGCGACATCATCGTCGTGTCGAACCGCCACAAGGTGCTGGGCACCAGCGCGTCGCGCCACGACCTCTCCGGCCTGACCGAGCCGCTGCGCAGCCATGGCGGCGTGTCGGAGCAGGGCGTGCCGCTGATCTGCAACCGCAAGCTCGGCGCCGGCCCGACGCAACGCTGGCGCAACTTCGACGCCTTCGACCTGGCGCTGAATTTGGTCGCCTAA
- a CDS encoding 2-aminoethylphosphonate--pyruvate transaminase, with the protein MAPRGASETGDPLLLTPGPLTTSAAVKQAMVHDWGSRDAEFIRINRMVLDSIVQLAGAEGTHVTVPVQGSGTFAVEAMITTFVPKTGKLLLLINGAYGQRAKKIAEIAGRAVVTHETPEDTPPDLAAIETLLAGDTAITHVFAVHCETTSGILNPIGETAALVARQGRRLLVDSMSAFGAIEIDARTVQYDALAASSNKCLEGVPGLGFVVCRKDALAACKGNATTLVLDLHDQAEGFARTGQYRFTPPIHVIVALGKAIEEHAAEGGVAGRGGRYRSNARILIEGMRGMGFRTLLPDALQAPIIVTFHMPTDPRFVFQRFYDGLKDRGYVIYPGKLTVAESFRMGCIGRLNAEHMNGALAAVREVLDEMRVSNGGPALAAE; encoded by the coding sequence ATGGCCCCGCGCGGCGCTTCCGAAACCGGCGATCCCCTGCTGCTGACCCCCGGTCCGCTCACCACCTCGGCCGCGGTGAAGCAGGCGATGGTGCACGACTGGGGCTCGCGCGACGCCGAGTTCATCCGCATCAACAGGATGGTCCTCGACAGCATCGTGCAGCTCGCCGGCGCCGAGGGCACGCATGTCACCGTGCCGGTGCAGGGCAGCGGCACCTTCGCCGTCGAGGCGATGATCACGACCTTCGTGCCGAAGACGGGCAAGCTGCTGTTGCTGATCAACGGCGCCTATGGCCAGCGGGCGAAAAAGATCGCCGAGATCGCCGGCCGCGCCGTCGTCACCCACGAGACGCCCGAGGACACGCCGCCCGATCTCGCCGCGATCGAGACGCTGCTGGCCGGCGACACGGCGATCACCCACGTCTTCGCCGTCCATTGCGAGACGACGTCGGGCATCCTCAATCCGATCGGCGAGACCGCAGCGTTGGTCGCGCGGCAGGGCCGCCGCCTGCTGGTCGATTCGATGAGCGCCTTCGGTGCGATCGAGATCGACGCGCGAACGGTCCAGTACGACGCGCTGGCAGCTTCGTCGAACAAGTGTCTCGAAGGCGTGCCGGGCCTCGGCTTCGTCGTCTGCCGCAAGGATGCGTTGGCTGCGTGCAAGGGCAACGCCACGACCCTGGTGCTCGACCTGCACGACCAGGCCGAGGGTTTCGCCAGGACCGGGCAGTACCGCTTCACGCCGCCAATCCACGTCATCGTGGCGCTGGGCAAGGCGATCGAGGAGCACGCGGCGGAGGGCGGCGTCGCCGGCCGCGGCGGGCGCTATCGCAGCAATGCCAGGATCCTGATCGAGGGCATGCGCGGCATGGGCTTCCGCACCCTGCTGCCCGACGCGCTGCAGGCGCCGATCATCGTCACCTTCCACATGCCGACCGACCCGCGCTTCGTCTTCCAGCGTTTCTATGACGGGCTGAAGGATCGCGGCTATGTGATCTATCCCGGCAAGCTCACGGTGGCGGAGTCGTTCCGCATGGGCTGCATTGGCCGCCTGAACGCCGAGCACATGAACGGCGCGCTGGCTGCGGTGCGCGAGGTCCTGGACGAGATGCGCGTGAGCAACGGCGGCCCGGCGCTGGCGGCGGAGTAG
- a CDS encoding LysR family transcriptional regulator codes for MNFTQLRAFHLVADAGGYSPAARAQRISQPTLSAQVRGLESESGVALFRRVGRRVELTEAGRRLHDVARRLFAVYDEAAATIAGGAALAGGHLRVGADSAYHVMPALAEIRRTRPGFTFALRIGNSDAVLRQVLDHETDVGVMARPTSDPRLVCRRIRKDRLILFVPRRHAWARLRRVELSRLSAQDLVLRERGSITREVFEQRLAEADVRPGVLVEVESREGVREAVAAGFGIGVVFESEFGADARFRALDIAGADMEVGEFAVCLAERRRLDPVRQFFEIAEQSSFPRRGKVPEGRKGDVEDGQRSR; via the coding sequence TTGAACTTCACCCAGCTGCGCGCCTTCCACCTCGTGGCCGATGCCGGCGGCTACTCGCCCGCCGCCCGCGCCCAGCGCATCAGCCAGCCCACCCTGTCGGCGCAGGTGCGCGGCCTCGAAAGCGAGTCCGGCGTGGCGCTGTTCCGCCGCGTCGGCCGGCGCGTCGAGCTCACCGAGGCCGGCCGCCGACTGCACGACGTTGCCCGCCGGCTTTTCGCGGTCTACGACGAGGCCGCCGCGACCATCGCCGGCGGCGCGGCGCTGGCGGGCGGGCATCTGCGCGTCGGCGCCGACTCGGCCTATCACGTCATGCCGGCGCTGGCGGAGATCCGTCGCACGCGACCGGGCTTCACCTTCGCGCTGCGCATCGGCAACTCCGACGCGGTGCTGCGCCAGGTGCTCGACCACGAGACCGATGTCGGCGTGATGGCGCGGCCGACCTCCGATCCGCGCCTGGTCTGCCGCCGAATCCGCAAGGATCGTCTGATCCTCTTCGTGCCGCGCCGCCATGCCTGGGCGCGGCTGCGGCGGGTCGAACTCTCGCGGCTCTCGGCGCAGGACCTCGTGCTGCGCGAGCGCGGCTCGATCACCCGCGAGGTCTTCGAGCAGCGCCTCGCCGAGGCCGACGTGCGGCCGGGCGTGCTGGTCGAGGTCGAGAGCCGCGAGGGCGTGCGCGAGGCGGTGGCCGCGGGCTTCGGCATCGGCGTGGTGTTCGAAAGCGAGTTCGGCGCCGACGCCCGCTTCCGCGCCCTCGACATCGCCGGCGCCGACATGGAGGTCGGCGAGTTCGCGGTCTGCCTCGCCGAGCGGCGGCGCCTCGATCCGGTGCGCCAGTTCTTCGAGATCGCCGAACAATCTTCCTTCCCCCGGAGGGGGAAGGTGCCCGAAGGGCGGAAGGGGGATGTCGAAGACGGACAGCGGAGTCGTTGA
- a CDS encoding FAD-dependent oxidoreductase: MTDTPPAFPTQARVVVIGGGIVGCSVAYHLTQLGWKDVVLIEKGRLSSGTTWHAAGLVGQLRTHPSMTRLIRYSTDLYARLEEETGLATGWKQCGSLTVARTPERMTLLKRVAAMAKAQNVTCDLLTPAEAGKLYPIMRTDDLVGAAWLPGDGKANPADITQALARGARRGGARIFEQTKVTRVHVKDGRATGVSTDKGDIVADVVVNCGGQWAREIGRAVGVTVPLFSCEHMYIVTERVAGVQPDLPCLRDPDGYIYFKEEVGGLLMGGFEPEAKPWAQAFDIPEPFEFQLLPDDWDQFQILMENALIRVPALEKTGTKRFINGPESFTADNNYILGEAPELKSFFVAAGFNSMGIASAGGAGKALAEWIVNGDPTLDLWPVDIRRFARFNANEQWLKARVAEVLGLHYKMPWPNRELETARPLRRSPLYDRLKARGASFGSKMGWERPNWFAVDGQSTSLDYGWARQNWFASNAREHRAAREGVAIFDQSSFSKLLLQGRDAEAALQHLCANDMAVPVGTSVYTGVLNVRGGFESDLTVQRLARDRFMLVTGSSQTTRDADWLVKHMPEDAHAVLTDVTGAWAVISVMGPKARDLLTRVSRADLSDAGFPFGTCRDIDVGLATVLAVRRTYVGELGWELYTPVEMAASVYDTLREAGEALGLIDAGYYTIESLRLEKGYRAWGRELTPEHTPYEAGLGFAVKLDKATPFIGQEALRGLRGKPLSRRCVSITLADGGPIAQSGELLLRDGKPAGETTSAAYGHTLGRTALLGYAHNNGQPVDAAFLSSGTWEVDIAGDRCACTVSLKAPYDPDGKRTRM, encoded by the coding sequence ATGACCGACACCCCTCCCGCGTTCCCGACACAGGCGCGCGTCGTCGTCATCGGTGGCGGCATCGTCGGCTGCTCGGTGGCCTATCACCTCACGCAGCTCGGCTGGAAAGACGTCGTGCTGATCGAGAAGGGCCGGCTGTCGAGCGGCACGACCTGGCACGCCGCCGGTCTCGTCGGCCAGCTGCGCACCCATCCCAGCATGACGCGGTTGATCCGCTACTCGACCGATCTCTATGCGCGGCTCGAGGAGGAGACCGGGCTGGCCACCGGCTGGAAGCAATGCGGCAGCCTCACCGTGGCGCGCACGCCGGAGCGCATGACCTTGCTCAAGCGCGTCGCGGCGATGGCCAAGGCGCAGAACGTGACCTGCGATCTGCTGACGCCGGCGGAAGCCGGCAAGCTCTATCCCATCATGCGCACCGACGATCTGGTCGGCGCCGCCTGGCTGCCGGGCGACGGCAAGGCCAATCCCGCCGACATCACCCAGGCGCTGGCGCGCGGCGCGCGGCGCGGCGGCGCGCGCATCTTCGAGCAGACCAAGGTCACCAGGGTCCATGTCAAGGACGGCCGCGCCACGGGCGTGTCGACCGACAAGGGCGACATCGTTGCCGACGTGGTCGTGAACTGCGGCGGGCAATGGGCGCGCGAGATCGGCCGCGCGGTCGGCGTCACCGTGCCGCTGTTCTCCTGCGAGCACATGTACATCGTCACCGAGCGCGTCGCAGGCGTGCAGCCGGACCTGCCCTGCCTGCGCGATCCCGATGGCTACATCTACTTCAAGGAAGAGGTCGGCGGCCTCTTGATGGGCGGCTTCGAGCCCGAGGCCAAGCCGTGGGCGCAGGCCTTCGACATTCCCGAGCCGTTCGAGTTCCAGCTGCTGCCCGACGACTGGGACCAGTTCCAGATCCTGATGGAGAACGCGCTGATCCGCGTGCCCGCGCTGGAGAAGACCGGCACCAAGCGCTTCATCAACGGGCCCGAGAGCTTCACCGCCGACAACAACTACATCCTGGGCGAGGCGCCGGAGCTGAAGAGCTTCTTCGTCGCCGCTGGCTTCAACTCGATGGGCATCGCCAGCGCCGGCGGCGCCGGCAAGGCGCTGGCGGAGTGGATCGTCAACGGCGATCCGACGCTCGATCTGTGGCCGGTCGACATCCGCCGCTTCGCGCGCTTCAACGCCAACGAGCAGTGGCTCAAGGCACGCGTCGCCGAGGTGCTGGGGCTGCACTACAAGATGCCGTGGCCCAACCGCGAGCTCGAGACGGCACGTCCGCTGCGCCGCTCGCCGCTCTACGACCGGCTGAAGGCGAGGGGCGCCTCGTTCGGCTCGAAGATGGGTTGGGAGCGGCCCAACTGGTTCGCTGTCGATGGACAGTCGACTTCGCTGGATTACGGCTGGGCGCGGCAGAACTGGTTCGCATCAAACGCCCGCGAGCATCGCGCGGCGCGCGAGGGCGTGGCGATCTTCGACCAGAGCTCATTCTCCAAGCTGCTGCTGCAGGGCCGCGACGCCGAGGCGGCGCTGCAGCATCTCTGCGCCAACGACATGGCCGTGCCGGTCGGCACGTCCGTCTACACGGGCGTGCTCAACGTGCGCGGCGGCTTCGAGTCCGATCTCACGGTGCAGCGCCTGGCGCGCGACCGCTTCATGCTGGTGACCGGCTCGTCGCAGACGACGCGCGACGCCGACTGGCTGGTCAAGCACATGCCCGAGGACGCGCACGCGGTTCTCACCGACGTCACCGGCGCCTGGGCGGTGATCTCGGTGATGGGCCCGAAGGCGCGCGATCTGCTGACGCGCGTCAGCCGCGCCGATCTCAGCGATGCCGGCTTCCCCTTCGGCACCTGCCGAGACATCGACGTTGGGCTGGCGACGGTGCTGGCGGTTCGTCGCACCTATGTCGGCGAGTTGGGCTGGGAGCTCTACACGCCGGTCGAGATGGCGGCCTCGGTCTACGACACCCTGCGCGAGGCGGGCGAGGCGCTGGGCCTGATCGACGCCGGCTACTACACGATCGAATCGCTGCGGTTGGAGAAGGGTTACCGCGCCTGGGGCCGCGAGCTGACGCCCGAGCACACACCGTACGAGGCGGGGCTGGGCTTCGCGGTGAAGCTCGACAAGGCGACGCCGTTCATCGGCCAGGAGGCGCTGCGCGGCCTGCGCGGCAAGCCGCTGTCACGCCGCTGCGTGTCGATTACGCTGGCCGATGGCGGACCAATCGCGCAAAGCGGCGAGCTGCTGCTGCGCGATGGCAAGCCGGCCGGCGAGACGACGTCGGCCGCCTACGGCCACACCTTGGGCCGCACCGCGCTGCTGGGCTACGCGCACAACAACGGCCAGCCGGTCGATGCGGCGTTTCTGTCATCGGGCACGTGGGAAGTCGACATCGCCGGCGACCGCTGCGCCTGCACGGTCTCCCTGAAGGCGCCGTACGACCCCGACGGCAAACGCACGCGCATGTAG
- a CDS encoding iron-containing alcohol dehydrogenase — translation MTESPVGNWSYPTTVKFGAGRIRELAEHCKAVGIVKPLLVTDPGLAGLPMIAEAFVSLEKAGVPAVIFSKLKSNPVAQNVEDGVAALRAGKHDGVIAWGGGSGLDTGKVIAFMAGQKRPMWDFEDIGDWWTRADPDGILPVIAVPTTAGTGSETGRAGVITDETTHTKKVIFHPRMMPKIVIADPELTVGLPPHLTAATGMDAFAHCLEAYCAPSYHPYADGIAVEGMRLVKEYLERAVADGTDIEARAHMLAASQMGSTAFQKGLGAIHSLSHPIGAVLDTHHGLTNAVAMPYVLVFNRDAIAERIARLARYLGLPGADFDGFLQWVLELRQRLQIPHTFADLGVTEDMLDKFSEMAAVDPTAGGNPVQAGVPEMRQMYDAALHGRL, via the coding sequence ATGACAGAGTCGCCCGTCGGCAACTGGAGCTACCCCACGACCGTGAAGTTCGGCGCCGGGCGCATCAGGGAATTGGCCGAGCACTGCAAGGCCGTGGGCATCGTCAAGCCGCTGCTGGTGACCGATCCTGGGCTGGCCGGCCTGCCGATGATCGCCGAGGCCTTCGTCTCGCTGGAGAAGGCCGGCGTACCGGCGGTGATCTTCTCCAAGCTGAAATCCAACCCGGTGGCGCAGAACGTCGAGGACGGCGTCGCCGCCCTGCGCGCCGGCAAGCATGACGGCGTGATCGCCTGGGGCGGCGGCAGCGGTCTCGACACCGGCAAGGTGATCGCCTTCATGGCCGGCCAGAAGCGGCCGATGTGGGATTTCGAGGATATCGGCGACTGGTGGACGCGCGCCGATCCTGACGGGATCCTGCCGGTGATCGCCGTGCCGACCACCGCCGGCACCGGCTCGGAGACCGGCCGCGCCGGCGTGATCACCGACGAGACCACGCATACCAAGAAGGTGATCTTCCATCCGAGGATGATGCCGAAGATCGTCATCGCCGATCCCGAGCTCACCGTCGGCCTGCCACCGCATCTCACGGCAGCGACCGGCATGGACGCCTTCGCGCATTGCCTCGAGGCGTATTGCGCGCCGTCCTATCATCCTTATGCCGACGGCATCGCCGTGGAGGGCATGCGGCTGGTGAAGGAGTACCTCGAGCGCGCCGTCGCCGACGGCACCGACATCGAGGCGCGCGCGCATATGCTGGCGGCGTCGCAGATGGGCTCCACCGCCTTCCAGAAGGGCCTGGGTGCCATCCATTCCCTGTCGCATCCGATCGGCGCCGTGCTCGACACGCATCACGGCCTGACCAACGCGGTGGCGATGCCCTACGTGCTGGTGTTCAACCGCGACGCCATCGCCGAGCGCATCGCGCGGCTGGCGCGATACCTCGGACTGCCGGGTGCGGACTTCGACGGCTTCCTGCAATGGGTGCTGGAGCTGCGCCAGCGGCTGCAGATCCCCCACACCTTCGCCGATCTCGGCGTGACGGAAGACATGCTCGACAAGTTCTCGGAAATGGCTGCCGTCGACCCCACCGCCGGCGGCAACCCGGTGCAGGCCGGCGTCCCGGAGATGCGCCAGATGTACGACGCGGCATTGCATGGGCGGTTGTAA